From the genome of Gracilimonas sp., one region includes:
- the uxaC gene encoding glucuronate isomerase — MKKPFIHQDFLLQSEAAKKLYHNYSADQPIIDYHCHLPPQEIAEDKNFKNITKIWLDGDHYKWRAMRTCGVDEKFITGSASDKEKFLAWAKTVPKTLKNPLYHWTHMELKNPFGITEQLLNGDSAEKIWDKCNEMLQSPEFSTRGLLKQNNVKVVATTDDPTDKLEFHTQFNSEDEDAFKMVPTFRPDRGMEIENGDEWRGWVEKLAGVSGVNISSFSDFLKALKQRHDFFDEMGCRASDHGTDRPYSDDFKNEEIENIFLKVLSGKSPSNEETRKFKSAFLYHCGIMDAEKGWVYQLHVGAIRNNNSRMMKELGRDTGFDSIGDFDLAQPLAHLLNRLDSEDQLPKVILYNSNPRDNELMSTMIGNFQDGTVSGKLQHGPPWWFLDQKDGIEAHITSLSNMGVLSQLIGMTTDSRSFLSFPRHEYYRRVLCNILGDDVENGLIPDDLELVGSMVQDISYNNAASFFGF; from the coding sequence ATGAAAAAACCATTTATACACCAGGATTTTTTGCTTCAATCGGAAGCAGCTAAGAAGCTTTACCATAATTATTCTGCCGACCAGCCTATTATCGATTATCACTGCCACTTGCCTCCCCAGGAGATCGCAGAGGATAAAAATTTCAAGAATATTACTAAGATCTGGTTAGACGGAGATCACTATAAATGGAGGGCCATGCGTACATGTGGCGTGGACGAGAAGTTTATCACAGGCTCTGCTTCAGATAAAGAAAAGTTTTTAGCCTGGGCTAAAACGGTTCCAAAAACATTGAAAAACCCACTCTATCATTGGACCCATATGGAGTTGAAGAATCCATTCGGAATAACTGAGCAGTTATTGAATGGAGATTCTGCAGAAAAAATTTGGGACAAATGTAATGAGATGTTGCAATCTCCTGAATTTTCAACCCGTGGTTTATTGAAGCAGAACAATGTCAAAGTTGTAGCTACAACCGATGACCCGACTGATAAACTGGAATTTCATACCCAGTTCAATAGTGAAGACGAAGATGCTTTTAAGATGGTACCCACTTTCCGCCCAGACCGTGGCATGGAAATTGAAAATGGTGATGAATGGAGAGGCTGGGTTGAAAAGTTGGCTGGTGTTTCTGGAGTAAATATTTCATCCTTTAGTGATTTTTTGAAGGCACTGAAACAGCGGCATGATTTCTTTGACGAAATGGGGTGCCGGGCTTCAGATCATGGTACTGACCGGCCATACTCGGATGATTTCAAGAATGAAGAAATAGAAAATATATTTCTAAAAGTATTGTCCGGTAAATCTCCATCTAACGAAGAGACTCGGAAATTTAAATCTGCTTTCCTGTATCATTGCGGCATTATGGATGCAGAAAAAGGGTGGGTATATCAGCTTCACGTTGGAGCGATTCGTAATAATAACTCAAGGATGATGAAAGAATTGGGTCGCGACACTGGCTTTGATTCTATTGGTGATTTTGATCTTGCCCAACCTTTAGCTCATCTTCTAAACAGGTTGGATTCTGAAGATCAGCTACCCAAAGTTATTCTGTATAACAGCAACCCAAGAGACAATGAGTTGATGTCGACAATGATTGGGAATTTCCAGGATGGAACGGTTTCAGGAAAACTGCAGCACGGACCACCATGGTGGTTTCTGGATCAGAAGGATGGTATTGAGGCACATATCACTTCACTTTCGAACATGGGAGTTCTGAGCCAATTGATCGGGATGACTACAGATTCACGCAGTTTTCTTTCATTCCCACGCCACGAATACTACCGACGCGTGCTGTGCAATATCTTGGGTGATGATGTCGAGAATGGCCTGATCCCAGATGATCTTGAGTTGGTGGGAAGTATGGTACAGGATATTTCCTATAACAATGCGGCATCATTCTTTGGATTCTAA
- a CDS encoding pectate lyase encodes MKIMVAGLKKGVGLIILLSLGLLCTGKAADFDLQKGKNQNGNLADTSKYLKAVHTFADNVLKSGRDIYGKVHSPLFVDGIHINTGEPVRWENGQQPWIISNFGSQQNLMHVLVGLSEITGDEKYRDAAAEAVRYMYDFQTDSAGLLYWGGHQFVDLENMENQFKGRPHELKNNYPFYEFMWEVDSVSTRNMLRAMWNAHILDWSVLDLNRHGEYDLQLNKLWKHEFEQPQPFFEGEGLTFINAGTDMIQAAMALYALGKDEEAKTWGVRLYHQYVRARHPDTGLGVYQYSQPKRTEIPPKTGPLEEELTFSRYGDRAKNQFADKYGDIALEGNVLWGSRMHTLYGKSPVMMLHLAEQLKGSEAGEKLLNWTLSGLKAYVKYAYSPEQNHFKPMWTNGVDLTGQVMPRTGYYGKKGTPFKPVKPTGEMMLALAKAVNLSEGSPELWEVMRSMFKAEKLGELGEDLKTDPELNYQTQISDPGMLVAVLEIHKATKNEKYLCLAEKIGNNILKDKFHEGYFIASEKHKYVRFDIPDPLALLMLEEARSGLDGRVPPYLTGYGSTDGEPGKDGRPSDEEIYDKTF; translated from the coding sequence ATGAAGATAATGGTGGCAGGATTAAAAAAAGGTGTTGGTCTGATAATACTGCTTAGCTTGGGCTTATTGTGCACCGGTAAAGCCGCAGATTTTGATTTACAAAAAGGTAAGAATCAAAATGGGAATCTTGCTGACACTTCTAAATACCTGAAGGCCGTTCATACCTTTGCTGATAATGTGCTTAAAAGCGGCAGGGATATTTATGGAAAAGTTCATTCTCCTTTATTTGTAGATGGCATTCACATAAATACAGGTGAACCCGTAAGATGGGAAAATGGTCAGCAGCCGTGGATTATATCAAACTTTGGCAGCCAGCAAAACCTAATGCATGTTTTGGTTGGATTAAGTGAAATCACAGGAGATGAAAAGTACAGGGATGCCGCAGCAGAAGCAGTTAGGTATATGTACGATTTCCAAACCGATTCAGCAGGATTATTGTACTGGGGAGGGCACCAGTTTGTAGATTTAGAGAATATGGAGAATCAGTTTAAAGGACGTCCTCATGAACTGAAAAATAACTATCCATTCTATGAATTTATGTGGGAAGTAGATTCTGTTAGTACCAGAAACATGTTACGTGCCATGTGGAATGCACATATATTAGACTGGAGTGTTTTGGACTTAAACCGACATGGTGAATATGATTTACAATTGAATAAACTGTGGAAACATGAGTTCGAACAACCGCAGCCATTCTTTGAAGGTGAAGGGCTTACGTTTATCAATGCCGGAACAGACATGATTCAAGCTGCAATGGCATTATATGCTTTGGGAAAAGATGAGGAAGCTAAAACCTGGGGAGTCAGGCTTTATCATCAGTATGTAAGAGCAAGACATCCTGATACCGGTCTTGGTGTCTATCAATACAGCCAACCCAAACGAACCGAAATTCCACCTAAAACCGGACCGCTTGAAGAAGAGCTAACCTTCTCCCGATATGGAGATCGGGCAAAAAATCAATTTGCAGACAAGTATGGCGATATTGCACTTGAAGGGAATGTACTATGGGGAAGTCGAATGCATACGCTATATGGAAAGAGTCCGGTAATGATGCTTCATCTTGCAGAGCAACTGAAGGGTTCTGAGGCTGGTGAGAAACTTTTAAATTGGACGCTAAGCGGACTTAAGGCCTATGTAAAGTATGCATATTCGCCTGAGCAAAATCACTTTAAACCTATGTGGACGAATGGGGTTGATCTGACAGGGCAGGTTATGCCAAGAACAGGTTATTACGGCAAAAAAGGGACTCCATTTAAACCAGTAAAACCTACAGGAGAAATGATGCTTGCATTAGCAAAAGCAGTTAATCTGAGTGAGGGAAGTCCTGAGCTATGGGAAGTGATGCGATCTATGTTTAAGGCTGAAAAGCTAGGAGAGCTTGGCGAAGATTTGAAAACTGATCCAGAATTGAATTATCAGACTCAAATAAGTGATCCGGGGATGTTGGTAGCTGTGCTGGAAATACATAAGGCAACAAAAAATGAAAAATACTTATGTTTGGCTGAAAAAATTGGAAATAATATTCTAAAGGATAAATTCCACGAAGGATATTTCATTGCTTCAGAAAAACACAAATATGTAAGGTTTGACATTCCTGATCCCCTGGCACTTTTAATGCTAGAAGAAGCTCGGTCAGGATTAGATGGACGAGTTCCTCCGTACTTAACAGGTTATGGCTCAACAGATGGTGAGCCTGGAAAAGATGGACGTCCTTCGGACGAAGAAATCTATGATAAGACCTTTTAA
- a CDS encoding SDR family oxidoreductase, with amino-acid sequence MSYLEELFSLQGKVAIVIGGSGVLGGEMSYALSQAGAKTAVFYSGNKEGAEEQAKRIEDGGGDAMICQADARSEDSLKKAISTVKDKWGRIDILVNAPGINSTTPVMDITEEEWNKILDINLKGVFLASRIIGEIMIEQGEGGSIINISSASSDIPLSKVFTYSISKAGMNNMTRFLAREWAPHNIRVNAIKPGFFPAEQNRDILTEERTNSIFNHTPMNRFGEADELSGAVVWLASQKASSFVTGSMVTVDGGFTATTI; translated from the coding sequence ATGAGCTATTTAGAAGAATTATTCTCATTGCAAGGAAAAGTTGCCATTGTTATTGGGGGAAGTGGCGTACTCGGGGGTGAAATGTCATACGCTTTATCACAGGCAGGTGCTAAAACAGCTGTTTTTTACAGTGGAAATAAAGAAGGTGCCGAAGAGCAAGCCAAACGAATTGAAGATGGCGGAGGGGATGCCATGATTTGTCAGGCTGATGCCCGAAGTGAAGATTCTTTAAAAAAGGCTATTTCAACTGTTAAAGATAAATGGGGTCGAATAGATATTCTTGTTAATGCTCCGGGTATTAATTCAACGACCCCTGTCATGGATATTACAGAAGAAGAATGGAATAAAATCCTGGATATCAATTTGAAAGGGGTATTTCTGGCAAGCCGTATTATTGGTGAAATTATGATAGAACAGGGAGAAGGTGGCAGTATCATCAATATATCATCGGCTTCGTCTGATATTCCACTTTCCAAGGTGTTTACATACAGTATCTCCAAAGCAGGTATGAATAATATGACCCGCTTTCTGGCCCGTGAATGGGCTCCCCACAATATTAGGGTAAATGCGATTAAACCAGGTTTTTTCCCCGCAGAACAGAATAGGGATATACTTACAGAGGAACGCACGAATTCAATTTTTAACCATACACCTATGAACCGGTTTGGGGAAGCCGATGAATTATCGGGTGCGGTAGTTTGGCTGGCCTCACAGAAGGCATCCTCTTTTGTGACCGGATCTATGGTTACAGTAGATGGCGGTTTTACCGCTACAACAATTTAG